One Sphingobacteruim zhuxiongii DNA window includes the following coding sequences:
- a CDS encoding cytochrome c oxidase subunit 3 yields the protein MELNLTMDNQSLLSEEAVKSRKAKKFNLWLGMIGMFMMFAALSSGFIVYTASGVDKGIKTILPYVFIYSTAAIVLSSLTMHLAYNAAKAQNFAKQKMFLIVTIVLGIIFLVLQVNAWEVFNARKITFVNNNASQSFIFVFTGLHLAHIIAGILVLVRCLLGVFKNIPYINNLFRMEIAAIFWHFLDLLWIYIYVFLLLNQ from the coding sequence ATGGAATTGAATTTAACAATGGATAATCAGAGTTTGTTAAGCGAAGAAGCAGTAAAATCAAGAAAAGCTAAGAAGTTCAACTTATGGCTTGGAATGATTGGTATGTTTATGATGTTTGCAGCTCTTTCCAGCGGTTTTATAGTATATACAGCGAGTGGAGTGGATAAAGGAATCAAAACTATCCTTCCTTATGTTTTTATCTATAGTACTGCGGCTATTGTGCTTAGTAGTTTGACGATGCACTTAGCTTATAACGCTGCGAAAGCACAGAATTTTGCAAAGCAAAAGATGTTTTTGATCGTTACGATCGTACTTGGTATTATTTTCTTGGTTCTACAAGTAAATGCCTGGGAGGTTTTTAACGCAAGAAAGATCACGTTTGTGAATAACAATGCGTCACAGTCGTTTATTTTTGTGTTCACAGGTTTACACTTGGCGCACATTATTGCTGGAATCTTGGTATTAGTGAGATGTCTTTTAGGAGTCTTTAAGAACATCCCTTATATCAATAATCTATTCCGGATGGAAATTGCCGCTATTTTTTGGCATTT